One region of Methanobacterium formicicum DSM 3637 genomic DNA includes:
- the pgsA gene encoding archaetidylinositol phosphate synthase — protein MLNQVRPQFQRFIDPIARRIGLHPNVLTIMGLLVSLCAAYAFSQQNLLLGGLLILLSGFFDVIDGAVARNNNTKSKFGGFLDSTSDRFADAFIIIGIIYGGFVNWFWGILALLASLSVSYVRARAEVEGIKCDVGIAERAERLFIILGGAFIGYFTNPQLVMSLAILLVVILGYITVIQRIYHSWKELKDL, from the coding sequence ATGCTTAACCAAGTTCGGCCTCAATTTCAAAGATTCATAGACCCCATAGCCAGGAGAATTGGGTTACACCCCAATGTGCTCACAATCATGGGATTGCTGGTTAGTCTTTGTGCTGCCTATGCATTTTCCCAGCAAAACTTGCTTTTAGGTGGACTCCTCATCCTCCTAAGTGGCTTTTTTGACGTGATTGACGGGGCTGTGGCTCGGAACAATAACACCAAGAGCAAATTTGGCGGTTTCCTGGATTCCACCTCGGACCGCTTCGCAGATGCCTTCATAATCATTGGAATCATCTATGGCGGATTTGTGAACTGGTTCTGGGGTATTCTTGCACTACTCGCCTCATTGAGTGTGAGTTATGTTCGGGCTCGTGCAGAGGTGGAAGGAATTAAATGTGATGTGGGAATAGCAGAACGAGCAGAACGCCTGTTCATAATTCTAGGCGGTGCATTTATCGGATACTTCACCAACCCCCAGCTGGTCATGTCACTGGCCATTTTACTGGTAGTTATTTTGGGATATATAACTGTAATACAACGTATTTATCACTCCTGGAAGGAACTTAAAGATCTTTAA
- a CDS encoding pyridoxal phosphate-dependent aminotransferase, which produces MISPKKYAKAAKVLPKGFKSANEFFNYVYNDPDMIWMGQNTNHLHDQDGISEAMVASIQGNDYCKYPPPEGFPRLKELVMKDLGLGSEYDILITAGATESLYMCANDILEPENNTITCDPGYLIIDNFASRFGDHVKSVPIYSQECGYKLTPELVRENLDKNTKLVSLVDPLNPLGSSYTRQERKEFKEIAEDHDIYLLHDITYRDFAHDHQLMAEVCPEHTVTVYSFSKIYGMAGMRIGAVIGVPEIINSIRTIVVNDLGTNLVAQNGAMAAIESKPQWIDRVKGTTRQNQDIIKQAVDQVDGAFIAVYPSDGNMMAIDMVDTGVTPREMADYLIERKIFAREGSYTSKKFGHRYLRVSFSIPTNQVEYFAKCFLEGMDALKGSKKV; this is translated from the coding sequence ATGATTTCACCCAAAAAGTACGCTAAAGCCGCAAAAGTACTGCCAAAAGGATTTAAATCAGCTAATGAGTTTTTTAACTATGTTTACAATGATCCAGATATGATCTGGATGGGTCAAAACACCAATCATCTCCATGACCAGGACGGAATCAGCGAGGCCATGGTAGCCAGTATACAGGGCAATGATTACTGCAAGTACCCCCCACCAGAAGGTTTTCCACGTCTCAAGGAACTGGTAATGAAAGACCTGGGACTGGGCAGTGAATATGACATTCTGATAACTGCTGGGGCAACAGAATCACTTTATATGTGTGCCAATGACATCCTGGAACCGGAAAACAACACCATAACCTGTGACCCTGGATATCTCATCATTGATAACTTCGCCAGTCGTTTCGGGGATCATGTTAAATCCGTACCAATCTACAGCCAGGAGTGCGGTTACAAACTAACTCCCGAGCTAGTCCGGGAGAACCTGGACAAGAATACCAAACTGGTCTCCCTGGTTGATCCTCTGAATCCACTGGGATCATCCTACACTCGACAGGAACGCAAGGAGTTCAAGGAAATTGCCGAGGATCATGACATATACCTCTTACATGATATCACCTACCGTGATTTTGCACATGATCACCAGCTCATGGCAGAGGTCTGCCCGGAGCACACCGTGACAGTGTACAGTTTCTCCAAGATCTACGGAATGGCTGGTATGAGAATCGGTGCTGTAATTGGAGTACCAGAGATAATCAACTCCATACGCACCATTGTTGTTAATGACCTTGGAACCAACCTGGTAGCCCAGAACGGAGCAATGGCAGCCATAGAATCCAAACCACAATGGATTGATCGGGTTAAAGGAACCACCCGCCAGAACCAGGACATAATCAAACAGGCAGTGGACCAGGTTGACGGAGCTTTCATCGCAGTCTACCCATCAGATGGAAACATGATGGCCATTGACATGGTCGATACTGGAGTTACACCCCGAGAAATGGCAGACTACCTCATAGAACGTAAGATATTCGCCAGGGAAGGATCCTACACCAGTAAGAAATTCGGTCACCGATACCTGAGAGTGAGCTTCTCCATACCCACAAACCAGGTGGAGTACTTTGCCAAGTGCTTCCTTGAAGGTATGGACGCGTTGAAGGGTTCTAAAAAGGTGTGA
- a CDS encoding TIGR00153 family protein: MRKFFGKESMVEGHSRQHVELVYQCVQKLREIMPPFYRGEFDILDAKVIEMSILETKADEVRRIMEIEFFKGAFLPFDREDRIILAELVDNVADMTQEAAYGISLSRITFPPNYKDDFDELVEEVIDSIAVLKDCIELLDVDLGEALKKAHEVEEREIKVDVIERRIIKKLYQSYRDEEFGILRLIELKAMVIRLGNIVDRAEDASDRVPIIAAKRKG; this comes from the coding sequence ATGAGGAAGTTCTTCGGTAAGGAGTCCATGGTAGAGGGACATTCCCGTCAGCATGTAGAACTAGTCTACCAGTGCGTTCAGAAACTCAGAGAAATAATGCCCCCATTTTACAGGGGTGAATTTGATATCCTGGATGCTAAAGTGATTGAAATGTCAATCCTGGAAACCAAGGCCGATGAAGTTCGCAGGATCATGGAGATTGAATTTTTTAAAGGAGCTTTTCTCCCCTTTGATCGGGAAGACAGAATAATCCTGGCAGAACTGGTGGATAACGTGGCGGATATGACACAGGAAGCCGCTTACGGAATAAGTCTCAGTAGAATTACATTCCCACCCAATTATAAAGATGATTTTGATGAACTGGTGGAAGAGGTTATTGATTCCATTGCTGTTTTAAAAGATTGTATTGAACTCCTGGACGTGGATCTGGGGGAAGCCCTCAAGAAAGCCCATGAAGTTGAAGAAAGGGAAATCAAAGTAGATGTAATTGAGAGGCGTATAATTAAAAAACTTTACCAATCTTATCGTGATGAGGAATTTGGCATTTTAAGATTAATAGAACTTAAAGCAATGGTTATACGCTTAGGGAATATTGTAGATCGGGCGGAAGATGCCTCAGACCGGGTGCCCATCATCGCTGCCAAGAGAAAAGGTTGA
- a CDS encoding L-threonylcarbamoyladenylate synthase translates to MKVIKVDPDNPEKEKMAMVRDTLSGGGTVVYPTDTVYGLGANLFHEDALQNVYLMKRRPLNKPISLCVSKVEDIQQVAHLNPQLDGIIKKILPGPYTLILNKKEIVPLLITGGTDKIGVRIPDNSICREISREFPITTTSANISGHPSPVSAQEARKDLDDHPDILIDSGPCSGGISSTVVDLTVSPPRILREGAGMEKLLQFME, encoded by the coding sequence ATGAAAGTCATTAAAGTTGATCCAGATAACCCTGAAAAAGAGAAAATGGCAATGGTCCGTGATACTTTGAGTGGGGGAGGAACTGTGGTTTACCCCACTGATACTGTCTATGGATTGGGGGCTAACCTATTCCATGAAGATGCACTTCAAAATGTTTACCTTATGAAGAGAAGGCCTTTGAACAAACCAATTTCTCTATGTGTTTCAAAAGTAGAAGATATTCAACAGGTAGCCCACCTGAATCCACAGTTAGATGGAATAATTAAGAAAATCTTGCCTGGACCTTACACGCTCATCTTAAACAAGAAGGAGATAGTTCCATTGCTGATCACGGGTGGAACAGATAAAATAGGAGTTAGAATTCCTGATAACTCTATTTGCAGGGAAATTTCAAGGGAATTCCCCATAACCACCACCAGTGCCAACATATCTGGCCATCCTTCCCCGGTATCTGCCCAGGAGGCACGCAAAGATCTGGATGATCATCCAGACATCCTAATTGATTCAGGGCCATGCAGTGGTGGAATTTCCTCAACAGTTGTAGATCTGACGGTCAGCCCCCCACGCATCCTGAGGGAAGGGGCTGGAATGGAAAAACTACTCCAGTTCATGGAATAG
- a CDS encoding DUF357 domain-containing protein, producing MDAIDRIKKDLDLFAKNIKEIESIKINGEEEKIVEMAKNYRDDTRYYLEQNDHLTSFGCITYAHGLLDAVRLLHNIIKDE from the coding sequence ATGGATGCAATAGACAGAATCAAAAAAGATTTGGACCTTTTTGCAAAAAATATAAAAGAAATAGAATCTATAAAAATCAATGGTGAAGAGGAAAAAATTGTGGAAATGGCCAAAAATTACAGGGATGACACCAGATACTACCTGGAACAGAATGATCATCTCACCTCTTTCGGCTGCATAACCTATGCCCACGGACTTTTAGATGCAGTACGTCTTTTACACAACATTATAAAGGATGAATGA
- the radB gene encoding DNA repair and recombination protein RadB, translated as MSEILSNMKEKGKIPTSSPIDSLIGGGVEKGCITQFYGPPGSGKTNITLNLLVQNAKNGKSGIFVDTEGGLSIERVKQLAGSDFNELASNIIVFEPSTFTEQDSTLRRIEKMVESGDKVDLVILDSAVALYRVRDGDSSQINLELGRQMGLLTRLARKHDIAVVITNQVYASFEGEGMVEPVGGTILKYRSKIMVELERGDVSGERYAILKRHRSRPEGLRTRFRIVDSGLR; from the coding sequence ATGTCAGAAATTCTATCCAACATGAAAGAAAAGGGTAAAATACCCACATCATCTCCTATTGACTCCCTCATTGGGGGTGGGGTTGAAAAAGGATGTATCACACAATTTTACGGTCCTCCAGGATCTGGAAAGACCAACATTACCCTCAACCTCCTGGTGCAAAATGCTAAAAATGGTAAAAGTGGAATTTTTGTGGATACCGAGGGTGGTCTGTCTATAGAAAGAGTTAAACAATTAGCTGGTTCCGATTTCAATGAACTTGCATCTAACATAATTGTTTTTGAGCCTTCAACCTTCACAGAACAGGATTCAACACTACGCAGGATAGAGAAGATGGTGGAGTCGGGGGATAAGGTGGATCTGGTTATATTGGATTCTGCAGTGGCCCTTTACCGGGTTCGTGATGGTGATTCATCCCAGATCAACCTGGAACTAGGAAGACAGATGGGTCTTTTAACCCGGCTGGCCCGTAAGCACGATATTGCAGTGGTTATAACCAACCAGGTATACGCCAGTTTTGAGGGTGAGGGGATGGTGGAACCAGTGGGGGGTACTATTTTAAAGTACAGAAGCAAGATCATGGTGGAACTGGAGAGAGGAGATGTTAGTGGGGAAAGATATGCCATCCTGAAAAGGCATCGTAGCCGACCGGAAGGGCTGCGCACCCGGTTCCGTATCGTGGATAGTGGTCTCAGATAA